The Humulus lupulus chromosome 7, drHumLupu1.1, whole genome shotgun sequence region TTGGTTCCATAAACGAGATTGGCTGGCTTAGggtttcctaaactctataaatacagACCTAAGCAGTAGCTAATCTCATATCTTCACCactttaatattttatattttgaagagttcttttatatgtaaagagtagtctttgttcaactatctctttgtttgtttgttttgctttGTGTTGCTTATTCTTAAATAGgtcataaagcttgtgaacgtgacATACAACCTTTGGGAGAATATTTCCATAAGTATCACTTCGGCAGGAAGCGAGCACTCATCAAGTTCAGAAGGGATATTGTGTTACTTTGTGTTTATCAaaaccagattattaaagtggagtaTGTCAAGGTTGCGACAAggatttagagggagtctaaacttgtataagtcaattgcttattatattcttgagactttactaattgattttatctctggTCTTAGCCCCGTGGACTAGGTTTTCTAATTCATCAACAATCTGTCTTGATACATCAGAATATTTGTCTGTTCAAACAATTGTTTAACTATTCcacattaattaaattgtttgtcGAATTgagttggtaatcttaaaaatggaatttcaaaaatgataattcAGACTATGATTTTATTATAAACAAGTATGATCTTATAATAAGACTATATGATTTTCAATGTTTTTGGAGCAATATACACATGAGCATACTATTGCTATTTATTGCATTATGAgaacaaacataaaaataaaatagtaaaCAAAAGATTGTGTTGGAAAAAATATTGATGAACAATGATTTATCCATTCAAGGATTCTGAACTTCTTCCGCAAGAGTGTTTAGTTTAGTTGTTGTTGTCATACCAAAACTGCTTTTGGAGTTTGTTAATCACATTCTTGTCAACTTGGAAAGCCTTGGCAAGGACATCAGGGTTAATGGCAGGATCTGATCCAAACACTGAGTTTGCAATGGTGATGGTTCCAGCGTTTTGGCTGCTAAGACCAGCAAATGCAACTGCTGGTGTGTGTCCTGGATTGAACTGGAAGTGAATCATACCAATCGGGAATACAAACACATCTCCCTCTTTCAATACCTTGGTAAACAATCGGTTTCCATCTTGGTTCGATGACACAAAGCCCACGTAGAGAGTTCCCTTAACGACAACTAGGATCTCAGAGCCACGAGGATGAGTGTGAGGTGGGTTTTGGCCGTATGGTGCATAGTCAATGCGAACCAATGTTATTCCAAGAGTATTGAGTCCCGGAATTTTGTCCACATTCAGTTGTGTTACATTAGATCCAATCGGGTTGTTTGTGTCTCTTGGAACATTGAGTCCTGAAAAGAAGAAATCTTCAGCCTTGGCAAGCTTGGGATCCTTGCAGAATTTCCCATTCACAAACACTACATGTGAAAAAAACAAATATTTGTTAGTATCAATCGAGTCACTGTTTGTAGAAGTATAGACATAGGTACAAAAGTTAATGATATAGAAAAATGTTATAGCAAGTTTAATGAAATAAGTAATATGTGTGTATACGCACAAGCTTTGTGGGGGTCTTCTACTGCCACGCAGAAATCCTGCAGAGGGCTCGGATCAGAGGCAGAGGCTATGGAGCTTGCCAAAGCCAAGACAGCAAGTGTGAGAAGGAAATGAACTCCTTTCATGATCGATATGTGTAAGAGCTTAGAATGATATAAATCTCTTCGAATTTTGCGCTATGTTTTCTTTTGAGTGAGGGATGATTTTCCTTGCACCAGTAACGCATCTATTTATAGATGAAAGTCTCTGAATGTGTCTTTCTTACAACTAAAAGAAGAGGATATACGACttggttttcttttcattttaaaattatgGAAGACTTGGTAAATTTTAATACAATGACTATGTACGTAGTTGTTAATTTAATATACTAATAAGGATATTGTCCATAATTCATACTCTGACAGATGTAATTATTTCATTCCCACGTACttgttttttcataaaaaatgaAGTTTTCAAATTCGAAATGGTCTCGTCTAATGTATATTATATTACTATATGTCATTAATTTATTACTTTTCTGTCCTTACAATACATAAGAGTATAGTCCTTATATTTAGCTTTCCCCATTGGAAAGAACTTGTCAACAAAATTGTGGCGCATTGATTTCTTATACCAATTTTTGTCACAAATTTCTGATCAATTTATAACGATGAAATGTGTTTAAATTTGAACTGTTATGTATGTATAAATCATGATACCATTTATTGTgaagtttctttttctttttctttttgggtatatatataatttaattggCCATCTTATTTACTTGgttgtttttattaattttaactcATAGTATTGTTTTGCTTGGATATTAAATCTTCCATGTCGCAAATATAAGAGTAGATCAAAAGCCAAACGCAGAGGAATAATATGCATGGGCTTTTTTGATGATGTGTATACAATAAAAGttaaatataaaaaaagaaaaaaaaacttaattataataccatatacaatatatataccaAAATAAAAGATATATAGTGTTGATTAATGCCATGGATAAAGGAACTTAccatatatataatcataaaacTCAAACTCAAAGATGTATGGTGTTCATTAATGTCATGGATCTTAATTGAATTCAGtattttttgacaaaaaaaatatatatagttagaTTGCGAAACAACAAAGAAACTACTTgctatattatttattttctgtATCGCAAATAAATTATTGAATTAACTAGACTATAATATTTTATCTGGTGAAAACAGTTTTATACACCATTACTGACACTATCAAATATGAATGCAGAAACGTTTTCTTGGTCTTATCTCTTCTTCAATAAGTAAACTTATGTGTAATCCAAATTTGTCATCATGCACAAGATTTAATCACctcatttttcaaacactttctAAAGAACATATGTCAAAATGAATGTTCCTTTACTCAACTTTCCTCGGTTATTTCATTAATCTACTTCATATGATCCTATGTATTTACTAGTTACATTTTCCATAGGAGTACAAAACCAACTACATTTTTTATCAACTATGACATAGACCAGTGGCACTATAGCACCAAAGTGGAGACGTAATAACGCTTATTAATTATGACCTCCCACAAATAGACATAATTATATTTGTTATTGCTGTATGGATGCAGTTATAAGCCAATACCAAAAATCAGTTAAAAGTTACAACAAAATCTTAATAGTTTAGCAAAACAGTTTTTTATCTAAACCCTACCAAATACAGAGATATATAAATACAACTAGTTGAGAAGATCCGAATCTCACCAAGCTTCAAAACCAGCGAAATCCAAGAACCCAGCCTTGTCTCCGTCCTTGTATTCTCATTCCGAGAGAGAAAGTGGGGATTTGTTTTTATGCGAAAGAAATAAACAAAGAGAAAGTGAGATTaatagaaaagaaagaaagaaacaaagAGTTTAGAGGAGAAAGTTAAAGGAGATTATCAGTTGTTCTTCTATAACTTGGAATCTCAGAATTTGTTGTAATCACCATTGATATAGTGCAAGAGCTAGCCATATCTCTGAGGCGAGCTCAAGAGGACGTAGCCCAGTTTATTTGGGTGAAGCTGAGCTGGCTCGTTGCgcggctcaactggctgaagaagaaggatcgagggtccctgcttcccccgaaatctcgctggccgccgggatggagggtgcagacaatgaagctgtcgaccagaaccttccccaggatcctctagctcctcaagctccttagttttttctttttatttcttttctcttttaactacacgacccacgggtcgcgaTGTAAAGACAATGATTTTTTGGTTTGCTTcacgggcagcttttactttcattttgaacaattacattcaagcagttactgcttgcgatgtaaaaggatcgctttcatattataatatatttgcatattataacatctatttgttcgcatgaccgaacttagcatagcactttggtctgatttaacaaaatatcaaaattttgaaaaatactctaagtgccctagcatgctttcacttattttgctcatgtgtttacataccttttaacgatatgctttgcttacttgtacattgtatgccccccaagtgagcggggagctttaggtcctcgatcacttgccttgactagaacctgcccgaacgttactgctcgtagcaatgcgattagaattataaaatagcaaaacaacacacgtaatgaacaaatacttgtaataaatataatagttggcaagaaatgactggctgagcacagtcccttttattctcgtagtaaatggactaaatatgtctttacgagtgatcaataagatcttacacaagacttgtaaaaagtaaaatttatacaagccaattatttaagaagaattgttcattgataatacttgcgcaggtgttctccattccattatcgaggaacgagatctccgtttaagcgggcaagtttataagtgcctgggtgaaggacttcatcaatctagtaaggcccttcccaatttggcccgagcactccagcaacttggtcgcgagtgttaagaaaaactcttcggagcacaaggtctccaacattgaattttctttctcgaactttggagttgaaataccgggcgaccttctgctggtatgcagctactcagagctgggcttgttcacgcctttcatcaattgagtccaaggattccatcagtagctggctGTTAGAAACCTAGTCGTATGTTATTCTGCAGTgagagggtggatccaactcaacaggcaacatggcctcatacccgtatgccaaggaaaatggggtatgacttgttgctgttcggtgggaagttctatacgactagaggacttcaggaaactgttctagccatgcccctttagcttcttcaagtcttttctttagtgtatcctgcagcgttttgttaactgcctcgacttgcccgttttcctggggatgagcgactgaagaaaaacttttgataatgtCGTGACGTTTGCAAAAAtatgtgaatagatcactgtcgaattgggtgccgttgtccgagactatcttctttggcaatccatagcgacagatgatgttttttactacgaagtcaagcactttcttcgtcgttatggctgcgagtggctcggcttcggcccatttggtgaagtagttgacGGCAACCACTacgtactttacaccacctttccccgtaggcaaagatccaattagatatattccccaaacggcaaagggccatggactctgcatctgctttaactcattgggagctgctcgcGGGATCTTAGAAAAcatttgacacttgtcacattttcgcatgaactccatggagtcttcattcattgttggccagaaatatccctgtcttaggatctttttcgataggctttgccccccagcatggtctccacaaaagtcTTCGTGTACCTTATTCATTAATTCTTtagctttctcctttgtaatacacttgaggagtggcagtgagtatccccttcagtacaggattccatcgactaggatatacctagcagcttgccactgaagggtcctagctttgtttctgtccgctggtagcatgtcgcttgatagatactctacatatggcgccatccatgtatccgtcaTCTGGATGACTAAAGTGGTTTCTGTTGCTTGGATGCTGGGTGCGGATAGTCGCTCgattggcactatgttcagagtatcagcatcttttgcacttgccaactttgccaaagcgtctgcattggaattctgatcacgaggcacttgctggagagtgtatctgCTGAACTAGGataacaaatcctttgcttttttcagataggcgaccatctttaatcctcgcgcttgatactctcccaagatctgattcacgactagctgagaatcactataaatgtcaagcacttttatgtccatatccttggctaaccgcaatgcttcatattcagcctcattgttagaggtagtaaagtcaaatcttattgtacagtgaaatcgatgcccttccgacgttatcaatatcactcctgctcctgcgtgggattcgttagatgatccgtcggtgaacaatttccacgagggtgcttggatttgacatttaGGCTTGCTAGGCTCCTCGATCTGCTCACCACCTGCGGGCTCTGTGAACccggcgatgaagtcagctaaggcttgtccctttatcgctgctcgcggcaggtaagatatgtcgaactaccCGAGCTCGActacccactttagtaatcttccgacagcctctggcttttgcagaacttgccgaagcgGCTAGTCAGTCAATACCGTAatcggatgggcttggaagtaaggtcgcagcttcctagaggccaatactaagcattaggctaacctttcaatggggggatatcttaattctgcttCGATCATCCTTTTGCTAacgtaatagacagccttctgcacaccttcttcttctctcaccagaacatcactagcagcgtaatccgtgattgccaggtagatgaacaaagtctctttatcgaccggcttcgaCTAAATGGGTGGTTATGCCATatgcgtttttagtgcttgaaaggcctgtttgaactcatctgtccattcaaatttcttgttgcctctgagtagattgaaaaatgggacgcacttgtccgttgattttgaaataaatatactaAGAGTGGCAATTctcccagtcagactttggacatccttgatcttcactggcgacttcatctcgatcagggcttttatcttctcgggattagcttcaattcctctcgagttaactatgaatcccaagaacttccctgatccaactccaaaggaacatttaaggggatttagcttaaggacgttgaagcattcctacaaatcccttacatgtccttctgccttcttcgacttaaccagcgtttttcaaaccaaagggcatcaccttgtaacagtagagccttgtatcggttcgaaagctagtgtgatcctcatcagggggatgcatactaatttgattatacccagagtatgcatccatgaatgagaggatctcgtgtcctgcagtgggatcgatcagctggtcgatcctcgggagtgggaaccagtctttggggcaagctttattgaggtctgtaaaatccacgcacgtacgccacttgccattcagcttgggcatgagtacgggattggagacccacgatggataaaacgccaccctgatgaacccattctcgttcagcttctcgacttcttccttcaaagctttcgatcgatctttgtcaagcagccttcttttctgctgcacaggtagaaagcttttgtcaatgttcaggacatggctgatgactgcaggatctatcccaaccatgtctttatgcgaccgggcaaagatgtcctggttcctctttaagaactccaccaatgcttgttttgttgttgtgtctaagtttttaccgactttcacaactctggttagATTTCCATCATCGATttggacttcttcaaggtcctcgatggggcctacttcttcttcgaaatccccaaagcaaggatctacgtttctatcctcactttggacaacgccctatttggtgagattatcacctgagcgggcttgaacatcagatgccatttgcaactcttttccggcgacatctctcgatacacccttttttgccttggtgatcgaggcattgtagcattctctcgctggtttcccagtaTGCAGTACAACAAAAACCAGTTTTAGGGGCGACAATATCAGAGGCGACATCATGTCGCCACTAATAGTGGCCATATCAGGGGCGACAAGTTGGCAGTCGCTCCAAATATTTCTCctcaatattaggggcgacacatcaCCCCTAATATTCATACACATCGCCCCTAATATATATCATTTTTGGCAACACTGATAAGAATTTTTTGCTACCTTGTTCTAATATTAGGGGCAACATGtgtaatattaggggcgacacgtgtcATTTTTTTGCCACCTGTtctagtattaggggcgacacatgtaatattaggggcgacacgtgtcgcccctaatactgtTAATATAACCTACCCCAGCCGTGCCTCTTCTCCATCCCTCATTTCTCTGAAATTTTTCAGTCGCCTCTTCCCTCTTCTCCTCTCATTTTTCCCTCCTTCACTCACCATCATCATCCTTGCCTCCCATCCCCACCCTCACCGAAGACCCGCGACGTGACCCACCCCCTCCAAAGACCCAGGCGCGGCGCGACCCATCCCCTCCGAAGACCCAGGGGCGGCCCACCCTCTCCTTCACTCACCATCATCGTCCTTGCCTCCCAACCCCACCGAACCACCATCATTCTTCTCCCAACCCCAAGACCGAAGACCTCTCCGACCTCTCAGACGCAACCCCAAGACCCAGGTCAACCCAACCCGAAGACCCAGGCCGAACCTCCGGCTCTGGCTCCCTCGTGGCTCAGACTCCCTCTCGGCTCTCTCTCCAGACGGTCGGCCGCAGGTAagcttgtatatattttttatatgtatgtatatataatatatgtagttctatatataatatatatatatgtatatataatatatgtatatgtatatgtatatatataaccggttcataatattatatatataatatatgtacatgtatatgtatatatatatgtcttgtaaaatatataaatatgcctctgttttttgtaatttaatttcgtttaaatttaattttttgggttgattttgtgtagaaattgaaggagtaTCTCTTGGAAATTTGGTCACTAGAGTATTTATAATTTTGTGGCATcaaggtatttattttttaattatgttattattttaactaatatGTGAATGTGTGTACAAAGTAAGATGTGTTcagtgatatatttatatatgtgtataaaattATAGCATGTGTtagtatttaaatttgattaataatatgtacATTGtcaatgttctgggaattttctgagtgttttttgtagggttttaaatttttgggatatgttataatagagatgttatgctgccgaaattttggtagagttagatgactaaataaataataatataataaaaaaaacattgaatacttagaattaacaaaataaattaaagaataaattaaaaaattagataaataatttaatttaatattaataatttaataattttaaaataaagtgaaaaattataatttaatattaacaaatttagtaatttaaaaataaattaaataatttcaaaataaattaaataattagacaaataatttcaaaataaattacaaaattataatttaatttaatattaacaaatttagtaatttaaaaataaattaaaagttagataaataatttcaaaatatattacaaaattttaatttaatttaatattaacaaatttagtaattaaaaaattagataaataattttaaaataaattaaaaatttagataaatgaattaaaaaattataattttacttaatattaacaaatttagtaattgaaaaataaattaaataattagataaataatttcaaaataaattacaaaattttaatttaatttaatattaacaaatttagtaattaaaaaattagataaataatttcaaaataaattaaaattttagataaataaattaaaaaattataattttacttaatattaacaaatttagtaattgaaaaataaattaaataattagataattaatttcaaaataaattaaaagttagataaataatttcaaaataaattacaaaattataatttaatttaatattaacaaatttagtaatttaaaaataaattaaaagttagataaaaaatttcaaaataaattacaaaattttaatttaatttaatattaacaaatttagtaattaaaaaataaattaaaaattagatatttaatttcaaaataaattaaaaatttagataaatgaattaaaaaattataattttatttaatattaacaaatttagtaatttaaaaataaattaaataatttcaaaataaattaaaagttagataaataatttcaaaataaattacaaaattataatttaatttaatattaacaaatttagtattaGGCCAAACTCAGCAAACATCCAttgatgcttctaataatgatagTCCGTCATCAGTTGATCAGGTGGAGGTGCTACAAAAAGTATTAGACCAAAGGCGTGGACACGAGCGAGGAGTGGGCCGCAAATTGaaggggtcggggtcggggtcaGGGTCGGGGTTGgggtcatcatctacccaacactctcacttcagcaagtctcaagttcctcctcatcattcaagagaatatatagaaaaattggaGAATAATCTACAGAAATTGACTGATCAAGTTAATTTCTTATCTCAATATTTTGTACCTTCATTTCGTCCACCAAACGTTCAGATGCCGCCTGTACCTGATAGTGACAATATTTCCAGGGCTTtgtcttctcaacctccagctccaaCTCATCCTTCCATGTACGGGGCAGCGTCGTCTCAAGATATGGTACCTCCATATATGTACGGAGCAACACTTGCGAAATTGTTCTTGTCGgtttttactaaacaagtttttcatAAGAAATAAGATTCTCatcttttttaatttcaaatcctacataacaaataaaaataagtttgaatcttttttaaaagaataaaaaagttctagtagtgaattttgaaatatgaaattggagaaatagatgataatttgtttgtaaaaataaagaaagcacaaaaatgatTGAAAGTCTTACAAGAAACACCatgaaaaatctagagctttttcatcaaacactttaaaaaaaatgttCTTGTGAgtttttactaaacaagtttttcaagagaaaaaAGATTTAGTCatctttttgaatttcaaatcctacatgacaaataaaactaagttggattttttttttaaaaaaaaaaatatctagtagtgaattttgaaatatgaaattggagaaatagatgataaattgtttgtaaaaataaagaaatcacaaaaatgattgaaaatcttgcaAGATAACACTATATATGAAAAATCTAGAACTTTTTCatcaatcatttttttttaaattgttcttgtgagattttactaaacaagttttcaagagaaataagatttattcattttttttaatttcaaatcctacaagacaaataaaactaagttgaacttttttaaaaaaaagaaaaaagctctagtagtgaatttcgaaatatgaaattggagaaatggatgataatttttttgtaaaaataaagaaagcaaaAAAACGATTGAAAATCTTACAATgaacactatgaaaaatctagagcgttttcatcaaacactttcaaaaaaataattcttGTGGGTTttcactaaacaagtttttcaagagaaatatgATTTACTCATCTATGTGAATTTCAAATTCCTACATAACAAAAAAAGTtggaattattttgaaaaaaaatagaaaatctacTAGTGATTTTCGAAAATGACTTAGAAATCTTACTTGAAAACACTttcaaaaattagagcttcttcaataaacaagttttttaagatgagtaaattttgtataaaaatatatataatatatataaatttcgaaATATGCATCATTAATTAGCCAACTAATTGTAGTTAGAAAGATAGGAGTCATTAATGCATAAGGAATGAATCTGAAAAGAACATGGAAAGAACAAGGAATgaaaggaatgaagaaggaatgAAGATAAAGAATCTTGGAAtgaatcttaaataatgatatttttaattatttaatttaattaaaaggtGACCGCCATGTCAGCAGGTAACTCATTACcaagtttgaaaaagtcaaagATAACATTAATTAATATCTTTAAATGTGGACCAttggatcttaatccaatggctATTAATTGACAACCCATCCATGGGGAAAAAACTCAATCACCATTAAGAGtgaacccatatatatatatatacatatatatatatatcttctatataataagtgtgtagataacggaaattcttggttttaacagttttttattttttta contains the following coding sequences:
- the LOC133789443 gene encoding germin-like protein subfamily 1 member 17, which codes for MKGVHFLLTLAVLALASSIASASDPSPLQDFCVAVEDPHKALFVNGKFCKDPKLAKAEDFFFSGLNVPRDTNNPIGSNVTQLNVDKIPGLNTLGITLVRIDYAPYGQNPPHTHPRGSEILVVVKGTLYVGFVSSNQDGNRLFTKVLKEGDVFVFPIGMIHFQFNPGHTPAVAFAGLSSQNAGTITIANSVFGSDPAINPDVLAKAFQVDKNVINKLQKQFWYDNNN